Genomic window (Argopecten irradians isolate NY chromosome 2, Ai_NY, whole genome shotgun sequence):
ATTATCCGAAATCGTTTACAGTTGTGAATCCTTCGTGCAGTTTCGCAGGATATGTTCGTCCGTGTTCGATAGATCGAATATATTTGGCATTCGTTGTTTGTTTTATCGGCCGCGTGCCAACATATTCGGTAACATAGTTATTCTGGATAGGAGACGGGACAACACTTCCATTGTCATGTAGCCtttccgtcaacatttccttgtCTCTTACTACGGGCAATAAAGCAGCCTGCAATGTCCGTTTCTCCTTCTTTTCACGTTCCAGTAATTTCTCCAGCTCTTCACAGCGATCCTGGACATCGTTTGTGAAGTGGATGAGGTCAGGTTTTACCTCGAGTTCGATGTGCATGTCTTTTTGTACAAGATTCTGATGGAATTTCACAGTAGCAATCTGCCTCTCAAGCGCGTAACGTTGTAGCCTATTCCTCTCGTACATCGTTCTCATTTGTTTGTAATCTGATTGTTTCCGATACCGAACGGCGGATTGGATATTTTTGGCAAGTTCAGTCTTCTCGGATTCAAGCTTTTCAAGACTGGCTTCAAGCTTAATCCGTCTATCTTCTGTCTCATGGATTGCGAGATGGAGTTCATTTGAACGTTCCTCGCGTTTCATTAGTCGTTGGAGTTCGGTTAGATCCTTGTCTAATTCCTGTTGTCGGCGAGATATGTCCTTTGATAACACTGATAGACGCCGAGACAGTTGTTCTTCTATTGCGGCTAGCTTGTCTAACTTTTCATTAACGTCTTTGGTTTTCTTGTCGTCAAGTCTAAGCCATCGTCTTGCCAACCATGCCGCCTTTTGGAATTTGACCAGAACATCTGGCAATACACGCAACAAACAATGGGTCTTTACATTCTTcaatttcaaatgatgaacGGCTTGTTCACTGTCTTGGCTAAACATTTCATGGTTTATAGTTGTTTCGTTGTCGAGCAGAAAGTCAATTCGTTCTTTTAGGAGAGATAGTCTTTGTGCAATGTTTTCAATTTCAGTATTGTCGTACAGATTCTTGATGTCCCGGAATTCGCGTCCGAGTAAAAGAAGAGCTGCACGTGACAACATTCGTTTGCGGGTCTCATGAATGTCCTCAGACGAACCCTCACTTTCGGCGTCCGACATAGCAAACGAACTCCAGCCGGATAATCCGGTTAGACCACTTAGACCACTGTCAAAGGAACCATAAGACACTAGACTTAGGTTTGATACGGACATTGCTGAGTCAACTGACCTCTCCCTGTCCGGAGCTGCAGTGGCCACttccagaaaatatttaaacaacgg
Coding sequences:
- the LOC138314345 gene encoding cingulin-like isoform X1 produces the protein MAASVVMGEGTTVESGGGVKPLPSIVITRSPDNQDSNRHWAAEKIQLKLLTSDDKYRSNVLYNQIEAFEDKIYRCHDNFNSDLMYKMYKELSKRIKGSKDIQTIAGLRQAFKAEARRIHMRNRSRKPGFQTNIAPDTMMQYFAWFFDYLKYLRELRANFVDRIFNPLFKYFLEVATAAPDRERSVDSAMSVSNLSLVSYGSFDSGLSGLTGLSGWSSFAMSDAESEGSSEDIHETRKRMLSRAALLLLGREFRDIKNLYDNTEIENIAQRLSLLKERIDFLLDNETTINHEMFSQDSEQAVHHLKLKNVKTHCLLRVLPDVLVKFQKAAWLARRWLRLDDKKTKDVNEKLDKLAAIEEQLSRRLSVLSKDISRRQQELDKDLTELQRLMKREERSNELHLAIHETEDRRIKLEASLEKLESEKTELAKNIQSAVRYRKQSDYKQMRTMYERNRLQRYALERQIATVKFHQNLVQKDMHIELEVKPDLIHFTNDVQDRCEELEKLLEREKKEKRTLQAALLPVVRDKEMLTERLHDNGSVVPSPIQNNYVTEYVGTRPIKQTTNAKYIRSIEHGRTYPAKLHEGFTTVNDFG
- the LOC138314345 gene encoding cingulin-like isoform X2, giving the protein MTARRIPTKYRSPDNQDSNRHWAAEKIQLKLLTSDDKYRSNVLYNQIEAFEDKIYRCHDNFNSDLMYKMYKELSKRIKGSKDIQTIAGLRQAFKAEARRIHMRNRSRKPGFQTNIAPDTMMQYFAWFFDYLKYLRELRANFVDRIFNPLFKYFLEVATAAPDRERSVDSAMSVSNLSLVSYGSFDSGLSGLTGLSGWSSFAMSDAESEGSSEDIHETRKRMLSRAALLLLGREFRDIKNLYDNTEIENIAQRLSLLKERIDFLLDNETTINHEMFSQDSEQAVHHLKLKNVKTHCLLRVLPDVLVKFQKAAWLARRWLRLDDKKTKDVNEKLDKLAAIEEQLSRRLSVLSKDISRRQQELDKDLTELQRLMKREERSNELHLAIHETEDRRIKLEASLEKLESEKTELAKNIQSAVRYRKQSDYKQMRTMYERNRLQRYALERQIATVKFHQNLVQKDMHIELEVKPDLIHFTNDVQDRCEELEKLLEREKKEKRTLQAALLPVVRDKEMLTERLHDNGSVVPSPIQNNYVTEYVGTRPIKQTTNAKYIRSIEHGRTYPAKLHEGFTTVNDFG